In Thauera sedimentorum, the following are encoded in one genomic region:
- a CDS encoding c-type cytochrome, whose translation MKGIKFKLAGLAMAMLPLAAAAEDYPDVDLARAEEIVMGRCFLCHGAEGESSTALYPRLAGQHYQYIAKQLADFQAGRRKSDTMVSMVEGLTSEEMVALGVFFEKKPTEARPATDKQLAAVGEFIFHRGNEYSGVAACASCHGDRGLGSPQLPRLAGQGRKYTESQLASFNKRERTNDNAVMHSIASKLTELEIKAVALYISTLD comes from the coding sequence GTGAAAGGAATCAAGTTCAAGCTGGCGGGACTGGCGATGGCGATGCTCCCGCTCGCGGCGGCGGCCGAGGATTACCCGGATGTCGATCTGGCGCGTGCCGAGGAAATCGTCATGGGGCGCTGCTTCCTGTGCCATGGGGCCGAGGGCGAGAGTTCGACCGCGCTCTATCCGCGGCTCGCGGGCCAGCACTACCAGTACATCGCCAAGCAGCTGGCCGACTTCCAGGCCGGGCGCCGCAAGAGCGACACCATGGTGAGCATGGTCGAAGGGCTGACCTCCGAAGAGATGGTGGCGCTGGGCGTGTTCTTCGAGAAGAAGCCGACCGAGGCGCGACCCGCCACCGACAAGCAGCTTGCGGCGGTGGGCGAATTCATCTTCCACCGCGGCAACGAATACTCTGGCGTGGCAGCCTGTGCATCCTGTCACGGCGACCGCGGGCTGGGTTCGCCGCAGCTGCCGCGGCTGGCGGGGCAGGGGCGCAAGTACACCGAAAGCCAGCTGGCGTCGTTCAACAAGCGCGAGCGTACCAACGACAACGCGGTGATGCATTCGATCGCCTCCAAGCTCACCGAGCTGGAGATCAAGGCGGTGGCGCTCTACATCAGCACGCTGGACTGA
- the coaBC gene encoding bifunctional phosphopantothenoylcysteine decarboxylase/phosphopantothenate--cysteine ligase CoaBC has product MNELKGRKLVLGVTGGVAAYKAAELTRLLVKAGAEVHVVMTEAGTRFVTPVTFQALSGRTVWTDLWDGRMGNNMAHIDLTRGADGILIAPASADTIAKLVHGFADDLLSTLCLARECPLMVAPAMNRQMWENPATQRNVAQLRADGVAVFGPDEGDQACGETGPGRMLEPEDLLESVVAHFQPKLLAGCKVVMTAGPTFEPIDPVRGITNASSGKMGYALARACARAGAEVVLVSGPVSLPVPPGVRRVAVQSALQMRDAVLAEVPGATVFIGVAAVADYRPAQTAEHKIKKSGDTMQLVLTPNPDILAEVAALPQPPFCVGFAAESRELDAYAAAKRAAKRVPLLVGNLVQDGLGGDDNEVVLYDDNGRYPLGRASKTELAKRIVDHLADLLVDGAKREE; this is encoded by the coding sequence ATGAATGAACTCAAGGGCAGGAAGCTCGTACTCGGGGTAACCGGAGGGGTTGCGGCCTACAAGGCGGCGGAACTGACCCGCCTGCTGGTCAAGGCGGGCGCCGAGGTTCACGTGGTCATGACCGAAGCCGGCACGCGCTTCGTCACGCCGGTGACTTTCCAGGCCCTGTCCGGGCGAACGGTGTGGACCGACTTGTGGGACGGGCGCATGGGCAACAACATGGCGCATATCGACCTGACCCGCGGCGCCGACGGCATCCTGATCGCGCCGGCCTCGGCGGATACCATCGCCAAGCTGGTGCATGGTTTCGCGGACGATCTGCTGTCCACGCTGTGTCTGGCGCGCGAGTGTCCGCTGATGGTGGCGCCGGCCATGAACCGGCAGATGTGGGAGAACCCCGCCACGCAGCGCAACGTGGCGCAGCTGCGGGCCGACGGCGTGGCGGTGTTCGGCCCCGACGAGGGCGACCAGGCCTGTGGCGAGACCGGCCCGGGACGCATGCTGGAACCCGAGGATCTGCTCGAATCGGTGGTCGCGCACTTCCAGCCCAAGTTGCTCGCCGGGTGCAAGGTGGTGATGACCGCGGGGCCGACTTTCGAGCCGATCGATCCGGTGCGCGGCATCACCAACGCCAGTTCCGGCAAGATGGGCTACGCGCTGGCCCGCGCCTGTGCCCGTGCCGGGGCCGAGGTGGTGCTGGTGAGCGGCCCGGTGTCGCTGCCGGTACCGCCGGGCGTACGCCGCGTGGCGGTGCAGAGCGCGCTGCAGATGCGCGATGCCGTGCTGGCCGAAGTGCCGGGCGCGACGGTGTTCATCGGCGTCGCGGCGGTGGCCGACTACCGCCCTGCGCAGACGGCCGAGCACAAGATCAAGAAGTCGGGCGACACGATGCAGCTGGTGCTGACGCCCAATCCGGACATCCTTGCCGAAGTGGCCGCGCTGCCGCAGCCGCCGTTCTGCGTGGGTTTCGCTGCCGAGAGTCGCGAGCTCGATGCCTATGCCGCCGCCAAGCGCGCTGCCAAGCGCGTGCCGCTGCTGGTCGGCAACCTGGTGCAGGACGGACTGGGCGGCGACGACAACGAAGTGGTGCTGTACGACGACAACGGCCGCTATCCGCTCGGTCGGGCGTCGAAGACGGAACTGGCCAAGCGCATCGTCGATCACCTGGCGGACTTGCTGGTCGATGGCGCGAAACGGGAGGAATAG
- the dut gene encoding dUTP diphosphatase: protein MHKIDVKLIDPRLRSHAPAYATPGAAGLDLRACVEVPLTLHPGETALVPSGLAIHLADPGLAAMILPRSGLGHKHGIVLGNLVGLIDSDYQGQIFVSVWNRGRETFTIQPMERIAQLVVVPVLQVGFNVVDDFARSERGGNGFGSTGKH, encoded by the coding sequence ATGCACAAGATCGACGTCAAGCTCATCGACCCGCGCCTGCGCAGCCATGCGCCGGCTTATGCGACGCCGGGAGCGGCCGGCCTGGACCTGCGGGCCTGCGTGGAGGTGCCGCTGACCCTGCACCCGGGCGAGACCGCGCTGGTGCCCAGCGGCCTGGCCATCCACCTGGCCGATCCGGGTCTGGCGGCGATGATCCTGCCGCGCTCGGGTCTCGGCCACAAGCACGGCATCGTGCTCGGCAACCTGGTCGGCTTGATCGATTCCGACTACCAGGGACAGATCTTCGTCTCGGTGTGGAATCGCGGACGGGAGACCTTCACCATCCAGCCGATGGAGCGCATCGCGCAGCTGGTGGTGGTGCCGGTGCTGCAGGTCGGCTTCAACGTGGTCGATGATTTCGCGCGCAGCGAGCGCGGCGGCAACGGCTTCGGCAGCACCGGCAAGCACTGA
- the rpmG gene encoding 50S ribosomal protein L33 yields MAKGIREKIKLESTAGTGHFYTTSKNKRTTPQKLEFKKYDPVARKHVLYKEIKLK; encoded by the coding sequence ATGGCAAAAGGCATTCGCGAGAAGATCAAGCTGGAATCGACTGCCGGCACCGGTCACTTCTACACCACCTCGAAGAACAAGCGCACCACGCCGCAGAAGCTCGAGTTCAAGAAGTACGACCCGGTTGCGCGAAAGCATGTCCTGTACAAGGAAATCAAGCTGAAGTAA
- a CDS encoding NUDIX hydrolase, with product MAAGRHAGIPVGVHVVLERDGRVLMMRRAGTGFFDGLFSLPGGHVEPGESIRATAVREMGEEIGLALDPDALRTLGVVHRLSDSNRIDFFLAATRWSGEPRICEPHKCDRLDWFPRDALPADSVPYVLRALEAGDGPWVLELGW from the coding sequence ATGGCGGCAGGGCGGCATGCCGGCATCCCGGTCGGGGTGCACGTGGTGCTGGAGCGTGACGGCCGGGTGCTGATGATGCGTCGCGCGGGGACGGGCTTCTTCGACGGCCTGTTCAGTCTGCCGGGCGGTCATGTGGAGCCCGGCGAATCGATCCGCGCCACCGCGGTGCGCGAGATGGGCGAGGAGATTGGCCTGGCGCTCGATCCCGACGCCTTGCGCACGCTCGGCGTGGTGCATCGGCTGTCCGACTCGAACCGCATCGACTTCTTCCTGGCGGCGACGCGCTGGTCGGGCGAGCCGCGGATCTGCGAACCCCACAAGTGCGACCGGCTCGACTGGTTTCCCCGCGATGCGCTGCCTGCGGATTCGGTGCCCTATGTCCTTCGTGCGCTCGAGGCGGGGGACGGCCCCTGGGTCCTGGAGCTGGGCTGGTGA
- a CDS encoding FCSD flavin-binding domain-containing protein codes for MLNRRDFIKSLGAVAAGTSVVGGLAGCAGMGGGKGGHVVVIGGGYGGATVAKYLRMWSKGNVAVTLVERNPEFISCPISNLVIGGVKTMSDITVSYDGLKSTWGVKVIKDEVVGLDPAKREVRLAQGGTLSYDRVVLSPGVDFMYDEIGGLAGNTELIPHAWKAGAQTVLLRKQLESMKDGGVYAIQIPKAPYRCPPGPYERACLVANYFKTAKPKSKVLILDANGDIQSKKGLFLRAFNGAYKDIIEYRPNSTILEVDAKNRVAKLEFSDVKADVLNVIPPMRAGDIATKAGLPLINDRWVDVDWLTMEAKGVPGVHVLGDAIFPAPTMPKSGHMANQHAKLAAAAVLNLLEGKAPSPTPVVMNTCYSFVDSKNVIHVASVHQYDAEKKTFLPVSGAGGVSVAASELEGKYALGWAKNIWADMLA; via the coding sequence ATGCTGAACAGACGCGATTTCATCAAGTCGCTGGGCGCCGTTGCGGCCGGCACTTCGGTTGTCGGCGGCCTGGCGGGCTGCGCCGGCATGGGCGGCGGCAAGGGTGGCCACGTGGTGGTCATCGGCGGCGGCTACGGCGGCGCCACGGTGGCCAAGTACCTGCGCATGTGGAGCAAGGGCAACGTTGCCGTGACCCTGGTCGAGCGCAACCCGGAATTCATCTCCTGCCCGATCTCCAACCTGGTCATCGGCGGCGTGAAGACCATGTCGGACATCACCGTCAGCTACGACGGGCTGAAGTCCACCTGGGGCGTCAAGGTCATCAAGGACGAGGTCGTCGGCCTCGACCCCGCCAAGCGCGAAGTGCGCCTGGCCCAGGGCGGCACGCTCAGCTACGACCGCGTGGTGCTCTCCCCGGGCGTCGACTTCATGTACGACGAGATCGGCGGGCTCGCCGGCAATACCGAACTGATCCCGCACGCCTGGAAGGCCGGCGCGCAGACCGTGCTGCTGCGCAAGCAACTCGAGTCGATGAAGGACGGCGGCGTGTACGCCATCCAGATCCCCAAGGCGCCGTACCGCTGCCCGCCCGGGCCGTATGAACGCGCCTGCCTGGTGGCCAACTACTTCAAGACCGCCAAGCCCAAGTCCAAGGTCCTCATCCTCGACGCCAACGGCGACATCCAGTCCAAGAAGGGGCTGTTCCTGCGCGCTTTCAACGGTGCCTACAAGGACATCATCGAGTACCGCCCGAACAGCACGATCCTGGAGGTGGACGCGAAGAACCGCGTGGCCAAGCTCGAGTTCTCCGACGTCAAGGCCGACGTGCTCAACGTGATCCCGCCGATGCGTGCCGGCGACATCGCCACCAAGGCGGGCCTGCCGCTGATCAACGACCGCTGGGTGGACGTCGACTGGCTCACCATGGAAGCCAAGGGCGTGCCGGGGGTTCATGTGCTGGGCGACGCCATCTTCCCGGCGCCGACCATGCCCAAGTCCGGGCACATGGCCAACCAGCACGCCAAGCTCGCCGCGGCAGCCGTCCTCAACCTGCTCGAAGGCAAGGCGCCGAGCCCCACCCCGGTGGTGATGAACACCTGCTACAGCTTCGTCGACAGCAAGAACGTCATCCACGTGGCCTCGGTGCACCAGTACGATGCCGAGAAGAAGACCTTCCTGCCGGTCAGCGGCGCGGGCGGCGTATCGGTGGCCGCGAGCGAACTCGAAGGCAAGTACGCGCTGGGCTGGGCGAAGAACATCTGGGCCGACATGCTCGCCTGA
- a CDS encoding c-type cytochrome — MKLKLALATVCVLGASGLAHAQDPNLARNLAATCANCHGTNGKSVGGMDSLAGEPRDKLMQKLMDFRSGEKPASIMHQIAKGYTDEQLGLIVDYFAAQK, encoded by the coding sequence GTGAAGCTGAAACTCGCACTGGCCACCGTTTGCGTTCTCGGCGCAAGCGGCCTGGCACACGCCCAGGATCCCAATCTCGCCCGCAACCTTGCGGCCACCTGTGCCAACTGCCACGGCACCAACGGCAAGAGCGTCGGCGGCATGGACAGCCTGGCCGGCGAACCCCGGGACAAGCTGATGCAGAAGCTGATGGACTTCAGGAGCGGCGAGAAGCCCGCGTCCATCATGCATCAGATCGCCAAGGGGTACACCGACGAACAGCTCGGGCTGATCGTCGATTACTTCGCCGCGCAGAAATAA
- the rpmB gene encoding 50S ribosomal protein L28 yields the protein MARVCQVTGKAPMVGNHVSHANNKTKRRFLPNLQNRRFWSEAENRWISLRVSNAGLRTIDKKGIDEVVAELRARGEKV from the coding sequence ATGGCTCGCGTCTGCCAAGTGACCGGTAAAGCACCGATGGTGGGAAATCACGTTTCCCACGCCAACAACAAAACCAAGCGTCGTTTCCTCCCCAACCTGCAGAACCGCCGGTTCTGGAGCGAGGCCGAGAACCGCTGGATCAGCCTGCGTGTTTCCAACGCCGGTCTGCGTACCATTGACAAGAAGGGTATTGACGAAGTCGTTGCCGAACTTCGCGCCCGCGGCGAGAAGGTCTGA
- the radC gene encoding RadC family protein: protein MAITDWPADERPREKLLARGAQVLSDAELLALFLRVGVRGRSAVDLGRNLLGHFGSLNRLCNAPAAEFARIPGMGLAKYAQLQAVMELARRALAEEMAERDVLDNPEAVRNWLRLRLGSLPHEVFTILLLDARNRLVDAVELFRGTLTQTSVYPREVVKLALAHNAAAVILAHNHPSGACEPSQADELLTRNLKQALALVDVRVLDHFVVTAHGRPLSFAERGLL from the coding sequence ATGGCGATCACCGACTGGCCCGCGGACGAGCGCCCGCGGGAAAAACTGCTCGCCCGCGGCGCGCAGGTACTGAGCGATGCCGAGCTGCTGGCGCTGTTCCTGCGCGTCGGCGTACGCGGCCGCAGCGCGGTGGACCTCGGTCGCAACCTGCTCGGCCACTTCGGCTCCCTGAACCGGTTGTGCAACGCCCCAGCCGCCGAGTTCGCGCGCATTCCCGGCATGGGGCTCGCGAAGTATGCCCAACTGCAGGCAGTGATGGAACTGGCGCGACGCGCACTGGCCGAGGAAATGGCCGAGCGGGACGTGCTGGACAACCCGGAAGCGGTCCGCAACTGGCTGCGCCTCCGCCTGGGCAGCCTCCCCCACGAAGTGTTCACCATCCTGCTGCTCGACGCGCGCAACCGTCTGGTCGATGCGGTCGAACTGTTTCGCGGCACGCTCACGCAGACCAGCGTCTACCCCCGGGAGGTGGTCAAGCTCGCCTTGGCGCACAACGCCGCGGCGGTCATCCTCGCCCACAATCACCCGTCGGGGGCCTGCGAGCCGAGCCAGGCGGACGAACTGCTGACCCGCAACCTGAAGCAGGCGCTTGCACTGGTGGACGTACGCGTTCTCGACCATTTCGTGGTCACCGCCCATGGCCGGCCACTGTCCTTCGCCGAACGAGGACTGCTGTAG